The DNA segment CGGTGACCACCAGGGTGTCGACGCCGGCGGTGTGCAGCGTCGCGGCGAGCGAGGTGCCGAAGAACGCCGAGGCGTACTGCTTGACCAGCACCGGCTCACCCGGCTGCGGCGACAGCGTGAGCTCCCCCCACCCGCCGGGCGCGTCCTCGGCGAACGCGGCCAGCGCGGGCACCTTGCGGACGAACAACCCACCGTCGGCCAGGCCGGCCGCGTACCGGACGACGGTCCACACCACCGGGTGCCCGCCGGCGCGCGCCGCCGCGACCAGCTCGGCGGTCGCGGCGAGGGCCGGTCCCGGGTCCGGCAGCGCGAACGGGCCGCCGTCGGCGGTGTAGGCCCGCACCAGGTCGACGACGAGCACCGCCGGCCGGCTGCCCCAGCCGACCCGGCCGGAGAACGCCTCCCCGTGCGGCCCGGCCATCAGGTCCAGACCGGGCGCTTGGGCGCCGGCAACCCGGTCTCCTCCTCGCAGCGGGCCAGCAGCTCCTCGATCGGCGGCCCCATGTCGAACACCGGCAGCTCGGCCGGCCGGTCGGCCCGCATCCGGTCGCGCAGGGTCGCCGTCGCCGCGGCGTCCACGGTGGGCCGGTCGCCGTCGCCGCTCAGCACCACGCCGTAGCGCCGCGCCCCCTCGGCGGTGACCAGACCGCGGTCGACCTCGAGCGCGACCAGCGCCGGGTCGCGCTCCAGCGGGTCGCCCCAGCCGCCGCCGCCCCAGGTGACGAAGTGCAGCACGTCGCCGGGCGCGACCGGCACGTCGTGGCACTTGCTGGGCAGCACCCGGCGGGTGCCGTCGGGGTGGTCGATCCACTTGGTGCCCCGGGTGCCGGGGTGCCCGCCGTTGACGCCCCACGGGTAGGTGAGCCAGCGGTCGTCGTGGATGGCGATCGTGCCCGGCTCCTCGAAGACGTAGGCGACGTCGACGCCGTTGCCGCCGCGGTGCAGGCCGGGGCCGCCGGTGTCGGCGATCGTCTCCCACTTCTCGATCCGCAGCGGGTAGTAGGACTCCAGGTACTCGCACGGGATGTTGGTGAAGCTCGGCCACAGCGAGTGCCCGTCCGGCCCGTCGCCCAGCGGCCGGCCCGGGATCCCGCCGAAGCCGATCGAGTACAGCTGGAACCACTCGCCCTTCCGCTCCCCGCCGGAGTAGTGGCCGGAGTACATGAAGTGCGGCGAGGAGGAGAAGCCCGCGGCGTTGAGCAGCGCCGGGTTGGTCTGCCCGAGCAGCCCGCCGAACAGGTCGAAGACCCGGCCGATGCCGTGGTTGCGGCCGTTGAGCGAGGCCGGGTGCGCCGGCTTCCAGTACGAGCCGTCCGGGATGGTGACGTCGACCAGCGGGTAGAACCCGTCGTTCCAAAGGATCTGCGGGTCGGCCACGGTGATCATGTAGATCCCGAAGAACATCCGGGTCAGGTTCTCGTTGATGTAGTAGTTGATCGGCCCGGCCGCCTGGGGCGAGGAGCCGGTGAAGTCCAGGTGCACCTTCTCCCCGGTGCGGGTCAGCGACAGCTTCAGCTCGTAGGGCCCGTTGCCCACGCCGTCGTCGCAGATGTAGTCGGTGAAGCTGAGCGTGCGGCCCTCCTCGAACACCATGGCCAGCAGCACCTTCATGGCGTCGAAGTTGCGCTGCAGCAGGGAGTCCAGCGCCGAGAGGTAGGTCGCCGTCCCGAACCGCTCGCACATCTCCACCACCCGCCGGGACGCGGTGCGGCAGGCGGCCACCAGGCCGTTGAGGTCGGCGCGGTTCCAGTCCGGCATCCGGACCTGGTTGAGGATGATCCGCAGCGCGTCCTCGTTGGGCACGCCCTTGGCGTAGAGCTTGAAGGGCGGGATGACCACGCCCTCCTCGTAGATGGTGCGGGCGTCGGTCGGCATCGACGACGGCGTCTTGCCCCCGACGTCGGACATGTGCCCGAACATCGCCGACCAGCCCACGACCCGCCCCTCGTGGAAGACCGGGACGACGACCAGCCAGTCGTTGGCGTGGCTGATCGCGGCACCGCAGGCGTACGGGTCGCTGGTCAGCAGCACGTCGCCCTCCTCGATCGTGCCGTCGAAGCCGTCGAGGAAGTCGGGGATGGACAGCCCGAACTGGCCCACGACCATCTTGCCGTCGGGGTCGGCGATGAGCGGGACCTCGTCGTGCTGCTCGCGGATGCCCGGGCTCAGCGCGGTGCGGAACAGCACCTCGTCCATCTCGTGCCGGGCGTTGCGCAGCCCGTTCTCGATGAGGTCGAGGGTCACCGGGTCGACCTCGGCCCGCTCGACGCTGCCGGTCGCGGTCTCGATGATCCGTGCCATGGGTCAGCCCTCCGTCGGGGTGATCAGCAAGCTGCCGGCGACGTGCACGGTGGCCACGTGCCCGGGCAGCACCAGCGTGGTGGAGTCCATCTCGGTGACGATCGCCGGACCGCGGACGACGTCGCCGGCGCGCAGCCGGGCGCGGTCGTAGACCACCGCCGGCACGTGCTCGCCGCCGACGTAGACGGTGTGGTCGGCGACCCTCGCCGCGGCCGGGTCCCCGTCGCCGGCCGGCAGCGCGACCGGCGCGACGTCGTGCCGCCCGGTGACCGTCGCCCGGGCGTTGACCAGCTCGTGGTCGACGCCCAGCAGGAAGGAGAAGAGCCGGTCGTGCTCGGCGTCGAACGCCTCCCCCAGCCGGGTCAGCGCGGCGTCGGCGTCGGCGAGCCAGGCGGGGTCGACGTCGACCGGGATCTCGAAGCCCTGCCCGTGGTACCGGACGTCGACCTGGTAGCCGGTGGTCTGCTCCCCGCGCGGCACGCCCTGGGCGGCGAGCCGCTGCCCGGCGTCCTCGGCCAGCTCCTGCAGCACGCCGGCGAGGTCGCCCCCGGTGAGGTCGGCGAACCGGCGCAGCACGGTGCGCGCCGACTCGTCGCGGCGGTTGGTGGTGGCGTCGCCGAGCGCGCACAGCAGCCCCGGCCCGGGCGGCACGATCACCGGCCAGGCGCCGGTGAGCCGGCCCAGCGCGTTCGCGTGCAGCGGGCCGGCGCCGCCGAAGGCGACCAGCGCGAAGTCGCGGGGGTCGAAGCCCTGCTGCACCGAGACCAGCCGGAGCCCGCCGAGCATGTTCTCGTTGACGATGTCGATGATCCCGGCGGCGGCGCCTCCACCGACTCCAGCCCCATCGCCTCGGCGACCTTGGAGACCGCCGCCCGGGAGGCCTCGACGTCCAGGGTGATCTCGCCGCCGGCCAGGGTGGTCGGCAGGTACCCAAGGACGACGTTCGCGTCGGTGACGGTGGGCTCGACCCCGCCCTTGCCGTAGGCGGCCGGGCCCGGGTCGGCGCCGGCGGACTGCGGCCCGACCCGCAGCGCCCGGGTCAGCTCCGGCACGTGCGCGATCGACCCGCCGCCGGCGCCCACCGTGCACACGTCGACGCTGGAGGCGCGCACCGACAGGTCACCGACCTGGGTCACCCGGCCGATCCGCGGGTGCAGGTCCTGCACCAGGCCGACGTCGGTGGAGGTGCCGCCCATGTCGAAGGTGATCAGGTCGCGGTGGCCGGCCTGCTCGGCGACCCAGACCGCGCCGGTCACCCCGCCGGCCGGGCCGGACAGCAGCATGGTGACCGGGGCGCCGATCGCCGCGTCGGCGGACTGCAGGCCGCCGTCGCTGCGCAGGATGGCCAGCTCGCCGGCCACCCCGCCGGCGCGCAGCTGCTCGGCCAGCGTGGTCACGTACCGCTTCACCTGCGGCTGCACGTAGCCGTTGGCGACCGTGGTCAGCGTGCGCTCGTACTCGCGCAGCTCGGGCAGCACGTCCGACGACAGCGACACCGGCACGCCGGGCAGCAGCTCGGCGGCGAGCTCGCCGATCCGCCGCTCGTGCGCGGGGTCGGCGAAGGAGTTGATCAGGCTGACCGCGAGCGCCTGCACGCCGCGGCCCTGCAGCCGGGTCAGCTGCGCCCGGACGTCGTCCTCGTCGAGCTCGCGGACGACGGAGCCGTCGCTGGCGATCCGCTCGTCGACCTCCACGGTGTTCTCCAGCGCGGCGAGCGGCTCGGGCTTGGGCCAGATGATCCAGCCGGCCAGCCCGCCGGGCACGAAGGAGCGGGCGATCTGCAGCACCTGCCGGAAGCCCCGGGTGGTGACCAGGCCGACGGTGGCGCCCTTGCCCTCGAGGATCGCGTTGGTGGCCACGGTGGTGCCGTGCAGCACCGAGGCGACCTCGGACAGCTCGATGCCCGCCTCCGCGCACGCCTTGCCGATGCCGGTCAGCACGCCGACCGACTGGTCGGCCGGGGTGGAGGCGGTCTTGGCCCGCCAGGTGCGGCCGCTGCCCTCCTCGACCAGCAGGACGTCGGTGAAGGTGCCGCCGACGTCGACTCCGAGCCGGTAGCTCATGGGGTCTCCTCTCCTCGGGTGCGGTCGGTGGTGCGGGGGTTCAGCGGGGCCGGGCGGCGGCGCGGACCATGACGGCCCGCGCGTTGTGGATGTGCGCGGTCATCACCGCCCGGGCCCACTCCGGGTCGCCGGCCCGCAGCGCGGCGACGATCTCGGTGTGGTGGGCCAGGCTGCGCTGCAGGGAGGCCGCGTCGTAGGCGTGGAAGTTCCGGGCGACCAGCGGCGAGTGCACGGCCCCGGCCAGCGCGGTGGCCAGCGCCGGGGCGGCGGCCAGCTCGACCAGCCGGCCGTGGAAGGCGCGGTTGAGCGGCACCAGCGCGTCGGGGTCCCGGTCGCCGAGGTCGACCATCCGCGCGGCCAGGTCGTCGAGGGCGTCGAGGTCGGCCGCGGTGGCGTGCGGGACGGCGAGGGCGGTCAGCTGCGGCTCCAGCAGCGAGCGCAGCGCGAAGACCCCCTCCAGCTCGTCGACGGTCCAGCTGGCCACCCGGGCGCCGCGGTTGGGGACGAGCTCGACCAGGCCCTCGGCGGCGAGCCGGCTCAGGGCCTCGCGGACCGGCGTCCGGCTGACCCCCAGCCGCTCGGCGAGCTCCACCTCACCGAGCCGCGCCCCGGCCGGGAGCGCGCCGCGCAGGATGTCCTCGCGCAGCGTGTCCAGCGCCCGTTCGGCGGACGTCAGCGACCGTGTCACAGTTCACACTCCCTAGCGGATTGCATGCAACATAGGGCTGGCCGGCTTCCCTGGACAAGCCCTGGTGCGTAAATTCGGCGTGACTGCATACAAGAGGGGGCACTCGTGGGAGACCTGCTGGGACACCGCCGTCCGTCGCCGGGGGCTGCGCTGCGCGCCCTGCTGGCCGGGCCGGAACCGCTGCTCGCGCCGGGGGCCTACGACGGCCTCTCCGCCCGGCTGGTCGAGCAGGCCGGCTTCGACGCCGTCTACATGACCGGCTTCGGGACGACGGCCTCGCTCATCGGCCGCCCCGACGTGGGGCTGCTGACCGGGTCGGAGATGGTCGACAACGCCCGGCGGATCGTCTCCGCCGTCGACGTCCCGGTGATCGCCGACGCCGACACCGGCTACGGCAACGCGATCAACGTGCTGCGCACCGTGCAGCTGTTCGAGCAGGCCGGCGTGGCCGGGCTCCAGCTCGAGGACCAGGTGGCGCCGAAGAAGTGCGGGCACATGAGCGGCAAGGCGGTGATCAGCACCGCCGAGATGGTGGGCAAGCTGGAGGCCGCCGTCGCCGCCCGGCGTGACCCGGACCTGGTGGTCATCGCCCGCACCGACGCCGTCGCGGTGTCCGGGATCGAGGACGCCGTCGCCCGCGGCCGCGCCTACGCCGAGGCCGGGGCGGACGTGCTGTTCGTCGAGGCGCCGACGTCGGAGGACGACATCGCGCGGGTCGCCGGCGAGCTGGCCGGGGTCGCCCCGCTGGTGTTCAACTGGGCCGAGGGCGGGCGCACCCCGCCGCTGCCGCTGAGCCGGATCGCCGAGCTCGGCTTCTCGCTGGTGATCTACCCGATCGGCACGCTGCTGGCGGCCACCGCCGGGATGCGCGCGCTGCTGGCCACGCTGAAGGCCGACGGCGTCCCGCCGCTGGCCGGGCTGCCCGCCTTCGACGAGTTCACCGACCTGGTCGGGCTGCCCGAGGTGCAGCAGCTGGAGCAGCGCTTCCGCGGCTGAGCCCGGTCAGTCCGAGCCGGGCCAGGGCTCCTCGGCGGAGATGCCGAGCTGGGTGCTGCAGCTGCGGTCGTCGGCCACCGACTGCGGGCGGAAGTAGATGGTCGAGGCGGTGACGTCGTCGCCGAAGGCCTGCGGGGTCGACCCGGTGGCGGTGCCCCCGGTGGCCACCGCGGGGTCGGCCGAGGGGGCGATCGAGAAGCGGACGACCCGGGTGAACTGGCAGTCCGCCCCCACCGACTCGATGCTGAACTCGGTCGGCGGGCGCTCCGTGCCGCGCACGATGTTGTCCAGCCCGCCGGCGCCGGTGGACCCCTCGACCAGGTCGATCGCGCCGTCGCCGTCCTGCACGTCGTCGCTGTCGTTCTGCGCGTGCACGTGCCCGGACACCGTCTGCCGGACCACCCCGGGCAGCTCGTCGCGCACCGCCTCGGCGGCGACCGGCTCGTGCAGGGCGAAGACGTCGACCGGCTCGACCGCCGCAGTGGCCTCGCCGTCGGCCGGCGCCGCGGAGGTCGTCGTCCCGTCGGCTGCCTCCTCCCCGTCGCCGACCGCGGCGGCGACCGCGTCGGCCTCCAGCGGGTCGGTGACCGAGGTGTCGTCGGAGCCGTACGCGCCGGACGCGCCGTACACCCGGGGGTCGCTGAGCCCGGCGATCCGCAGCCCGTAGGCGCGCACCACCCCCGCGGTGACCTCGTAGCCGTCGTCGGTGGCGGTCTTGGTGCCGAGCACGGTGACGCCGGGGACGCTCCGCATGATCTCCACGGTCGCCGGGGAGTCGTGGTTGCCGGCGATCCACAGCATCGGCGTGGTCGCGGTGACCGCCCGGATGCCGTCGAGGTAGGCCGGGGTGAGCTCCTCGCGGGTGCCGAACTCGCTCTCGTCGCCGAGGTTGAGCACCAGGTCGACGTCGTAGTTCGCGGCGTACTGCGCGACCAGCGGGTAGTTGGCGGCCAGGTGCATGTCGGAGATGACCATGAGCTGCAGGGCGGTCTCCGGCGTCCGGTCGTCGATCTGGGCCTGCAGCGCGGCCTGGATGCCGACCACCGAGCCCAGCACGTCCAGCGCCTTGGACTGCTGCGAGTAGTACTGCGACAGCTGGTCGGGGAACAGCTGCGCGGCGGCCAGGGTGCCGGTGAGCCGGGAGTCCCGCACCCAGTCCGGGTTGTAGGTCAGCACCCCGTAGCCGGCGACGGCGAGGGTGACCAGCACCGCCGCCCCGGCCCCGAGCGCCCGGCGGCGCAGCTCGTGCGGCTCCCGCGGCCGGCCGCGCAGGTAGCGGACCGCCATGCCCAGCGCCGCGGCCACCGCCAGCCCGATGGCCAGCCCGAGCAGCAGCTCACCCACCAGCCAGGTGGCGATCCGGGGCAGCTGGGCGGTGACGTCGGCCTGCAACCGCTCGACGAAGCCGGGCAGGTCACCGCCCGCCAGCCGGGTGAGCTCCAGGACGTCGACGTCCTCGGGGCTGATGTGCACGCCGAACGGCACCCCGCTGACCTGCGGGAACTCCCAGCTGCCGAGGGTGGTGTCGGCGGAGAGCCCGGGCCGGGTGAACAGCGTGCCCTGCACCTCGAAGGGCACGCCCTGCACGGTCGCGTGGTACGGGAAGGCCTGCAGCAGCGCGGCCGCGCAGAGCAGCGGCAGGGCCAGCCGGAACAGCCAGCGCAACGCGACCTGCAGCACCCGGCTGAGCAGGCCGCCGGCGCGGGAGGCCACCCGGCGGGCGCGGGCGGCGCGGGTCTGCGGGAACGGCAGCGCCAGCTGCTCGGCGCCGTCGGGGGTGCGTGCCATCGCCGGTCATGATCCCAGCCGCCGCCCGGACCGGGCGCACCGGAAGGGCTGGTGCTCCTCCGGGGACCGGGAGCACCATCCTCGGCGGGACCTCACCGAGCCGGAGAGGAGCGGCGCCATGGCGGTGTACGTCTACCGGTGCGCCGAGCACGGCGTGCTCGACGTGGTCGCGCCGATCGGCACCGCACCGGCGACGGCGTCCTGCCCGCGCTGCGCCGGCACCGCGACCCGGGTGTTCACCGCCCCGCGGCTGTCCCTCGGCTCGGCCCCGGCCCGCGCGCTGCTGGACCGCACCGAGCGCAGCGCGGACTCCCCCGACGTCGTGACCCGGCCGCCGTCGCCGGGCCGCGCGCCGGCCGCGCCGCGCAACCCCGCGCTGGCACGACTCCCCCGCCCCTGACCGGAGGCCGCCATGCCCGAGCTCGTCTTCCCGCTCGACTCCAGCAAGCGGTTCACCGAGCAGGACATCGTGGGGCACAACCGCTGGCACCCCGACATCCCCGCGGCGGTGACCGTCCGGCCAGGCGACGTCTTCCGGGTGCACTGCCGGGAGTGGTTCGACGGCGCGATCCACAACGACGACTCGGCCGACGACGTCCGGGACGCACCGCTGTCCACCGTGCACGTGCTCAGCGGCCCGATCGCCGTCGAGGGCGCCGAGCCCGGCGACCTGCTGCTGGTCGACATCGTCGACGTCGGGCCGATCCCGCAGGAGGACTCCGGGCCGCTCGCCGGCCAGGGCTGGGGCTACACCGGCATCTTCCCGAAGCAGAACGGCGGCGGCTTCCTGACCGACCAGTTCCCCGACGCCTACAAGGCGATCTGGGACTTCCGCGGTCAGACGGCGACCTCGCGGCACGTCCCCGGCGTCTCCTACACCGGGATCGTGCACCCCGGGCTGATGGGGACCGCGCCCTCGGCGGACCTGCTCGCCCGGTGGAACCGGCGCGAGGGCGCGCTGATCGCCACCGACCCGGACCGGGTGCCGCCGCTGGCGCTGCCGCCGCTGCCGCAGGACGCCGTCCTCGGCTCGCTGTCCGGCGCGGAGTTCGACCGGGTGGCGGCCGAGGCGGCCCGCACCGCGCCGCCCCGGGAGAACGGCGGCAACCAGGACATCAAGAACTTCAGCCGCGGGACCCGCGTCTTCTACCCGGTGTTCGTGCCCGGGGCGAACCTGTCGATGGGCGATCTGCACTTCTCCCAGGGCGACGGCGAGATCACCTTCTGCGGCGCCATCGAGATGGGCGGCTTCCTCGACCTGCACGTCGACCTGATCAAGGGCGGGATGGAGACCTACGGGGTGGCGGAGAACGCCGTCTTCGTGCCCGGCAACGTCGAACCGCGGTACGAGCGGTGGCTTGCCTTCTCCGGCACGTCGGTGACGCTGGACGGCGAGCAGCGGTACCTGGACTCCGACCTGGCCTACCAGCGGGCCTGCCTGCACGCGATCGACTACTTGAGCAGGTTCGGCTGGAGCCGGGAGCAGGCGTACCTGCTGCTCGGGTCGGCGCCGATCGAGGGCCGGCTGTCCGGGGTCGTCGACATCCCCAACTCGTGCGCGACCGTCTACATCCCGACCGGGATCTTCGACGTCGACGTCATCCCGTCCGCGGCCGGACCGACCCGGATCGACCCGGGCCAGGGCGCGCCGCACTCCTCGTTCTGAGCCCACGCCGCACGTCTCCGGACGACGCCGTCCGGAGACGTGCGGGGTTTCCTGGCCCGGCATGGGACCCTGGTACTGACCGACGACGACGCGCTCGCCGACTCGTCGCCGACGAACGGGACACCCTTTGGCACTGATCACCTGTCCCACCTGCAGCAGCGAGGACATCGACGGCACCCCGCAGCCGGACAGCCGGCTGCTGATCCACTGCAACGCCTGCGGCCACGAGTGGCTGCGCGGCGAGGCCCGGCGCGACCCGGCCCGGCCGGCGGTGCAGACCGCGGAGTCCCTGCAGGCGACCTTCCCCTCCCCCGCCGACGTCCGCCCGGACGTGCGCGAGCGGGTGATGCTGCTGACCTCGGAGTTCCTGATGGAGCGCCCGGAGCCCGACCCGTCGGTCGAGGCCTACCGGGTGCGCTACGCCGAGCTGTTCACCCGCGACGGCCTGCGCACCGCCACCCCGGACCAGCTGCTCTACTTCGCGAACTCCACCACCGTCGCCGACCCTGGCAACATGTCCGGCTTCAACCGGGCGTGGAAGACCGCCGGCCCGGACAAGGCCGCCGCGATGGTGCGGGACAGCATCGAGTACCTGCTCTACGGCCCGGAGAGCCTGAAGCTCGAGGACCGGATGACGCACCTGGTCGACGGCAGCAAGAAGGGGCTGGGCTTCCCCTCGTTCAAGGAGTCGCTGCTCACCAAGGTGCTGTGCGTGGTCGAGCCCGAGCGCTTCCTGCCGGTGGTCAGGTACACCGCGGCGGCGTCGGGCAAGAAGGAGCTGGCGAAGGTCGTGTTCGAGCTCGACCTGCCGCCGGTGGAGAAGAGCGCCTGGACCATCGGGCGGCTCGCGGTGTGGAGCAACGACCTGCTGCGCTCGCTCATCGGCAACGACGTCCCGGACCTGCAGCAGGCGGCACGCTTCCTGCAGTGGGCGAAGGGCCAGCCGGTCCTCTCCCGCTCCTGACGCCGGGCGCGGCGCCGGTCACCGCACGGTGACGGCGCCGCTCCCGTTCGGCACCAGCTCGACCCAGGTGCTGCCCGGGGCGAGCCGCACCGGGTTGCCGTCGGGGCCGAGCAGCACCAGCCGGTCGGCGACGCCGTTCTTGACCCAGGTGACCGGCATGGTGCGGCCGCCGGTGGCGAGCAGCGCCTCGCCCCGGCCCTGCAGCACCGTCTCCGGCACCGGGTTGCCGGCCGGGTCGCGGCCGTCGGTGACCACCACGTCGACCCGGAGGACGACGACGTTCGTGGCGCGCATCGGCGTGCCGTCGGCCTCGACGGCCGGGGTGCCGTTCTCGTCGCGGACCCACCTGCCGTCCGGCGGGCTCCAGGTCCAGTTCGGGTGGCTGGACGGCGACAGGGTGAGCGCCAGGGCGCCGGCGGGCGTGCCGGCGGTCAGCGGGGTCGCCTCGGCCGCGGTGGCCGCCGTCTCGAACTGCGGGCCGGGCGCAGCCAGGTGCTGCGGGTCGGCCTGGGCGACCAGGGCCGTCGGGTCGGCGTAGACGTTGTGCGGCGCCGACCGGCTGCCGATCCGGTAGAAGCCGGAGTCGCCGTTGTCGAAGCTGAGCACCTGCAGGCCGGCGTCGGCGACGGCGCCGACGTAGGCCGGCTGCCCGCCGGAGAAGCCGAAGAGGCCGTGCAGCGGGGCGGCGATCGCCGGGTCCATCGGCCGGACCGAGCGGACCGGCCCGACCTCGGGCGGCAGCACCGAGTGGTAGACGGCGACGTAGCGGGTGATGCCGCCCTCGACGACCTCCTCCCACACCATGTCGGCGGCGTTGAGCCCGGTCTGCGGGCGCGCGTCGAGCGAGTTCTCGATCTTCACCGCGAGCGCCGGGCGGGCCGGGACGGCGCCGCTCTCCAGGCCGGTGAGCGGCCAGAGCACCGGCGGCGGTGGCGGGGGCGGCGGCGCCGGGTCGACGAGGTGGTGGCCGGCGTCGTCGCGGCCTGCGGGGTCTCCTCGTCGCCACCGCAGGCGACCAGGCTGCTCAGCGTCAGCCCGGCGAGCAGGGCGGCGCCGAGGGTCCGGCGGGGAGGGGCGAGTGCCACGGGCGTGCTCCTGCGTCGGTGCTGCAGCGACCACCCGACGGGCGCCCGCGTGACCGGAGGTCGGTCATCGGTCGTCATCGGCTGCCGGGGGCCATCCCAGCACCGGCGACGCCCCGTGCGCCCCTCCCGCCACCTGGAATCCGGTGGTCCTTGTCGGTGGGTGCCCGTACGGTCCTGCCCGCTCACCCACTCGACCCGGAGGGACCCCGTGACCCCGCCTGCCGCAGGCAGCACCCCGCAGCTCGGCCTGGACTACCTGGAGGACGTCAGCGCGAAGCTGATGCTGCAGGCCCAGTGGTCCGGTGCCATGCCCTACCTGCGCGCCGGTTCCGTCCCCGGCACGGTCGAGGACCTGGCGGCGCTGCTGCCCGAGGGCGCACGGCTGCGGTTCGACCAGCGCTGGCCGCGGCACCGCACCGTCACCGCCGAGCTGCCCGGGCTGGTCGTCGAGCTGGAG comes from the Modestobacter italicus genome and includes:
- a CDS encoding hydantoinase/oxoprolinase family protein, translating into MVSVQQGFDPRDFALVAFGGAGPLHANALGRLTGAWPVIVPPGPGLLCALGDATTNRRDESARTVLRRFADLTGGDLAGVLQELAEDAGQRLAAQGVPRGEQTTGYQVDVRYHGQGFEIPVDVDPAWLADADAALTRLGEAFDAEHDRLFSFLLGVDHELVNARATVTGRHDVAPVALPAGDGDPAAARVADHTVYVGGEHVPAVVYDRARLRAGDVVRGPAIVTEMDSTTLVLPGHVATVHVAGSLLITPTEG
- a CDS encoding zinc ribbon domain-containing protein, producing MAVYVYRCAEHGVLDVVAPIGTAPATASCPRCAGTATRVFTAPRLSLGSAPARALLDRTERSADSPDVVTRPPSPGRAPAAPRNPALARLPRP
- the fmdA gene encoding formamidase is translated as MPELVFPLDSSKRFTEQDIVGHNRWHPDIPAAVTVRPGDVFRVHCREWFDGAIHNDDSADDVRDAPLSTVHVLSGPIAVEGAEPGDLLLVDIVDVGPIPQEDSGPLAGQGWGYTGIFPKQNGGGFLTDQFPDAYKAIWDFRGQTATSRHVPGVSYTGIVHPGLMGTAPSADLLARWNRREGALIATDPDRVPPLALPPLPQDAVLGSLSGAEFDRVAAEAARTAPPRENGGNQDIKNFSRGTRVFYPVFVPGANLSMGDLHFSQGDGEITFCGAIEMGGFLDLHVDLIKGGMETYGVAENAVFVPGNVEPRYERWLAFSGTSVTLDGEQRYLDSDLAYQRACLHAIDYLSRFGWSREQAYLLLGSAPIEGRLSGVVDIPNSCATVYIPTGIFDVDVIPSAAGPTRIDPGQGAPHSSF
- a CDS encoding isocitrate lyase/PEP mutase family protein; amino-acid sequence: MGDLLGHRRPSPGAALRALLAGPEPLLAPGAYDGLSARLVEQAGFDAVYMTGFGTTASLIGRPDVGLLTGSEMVDNARRIVSAVDVPVIADADTGYGNAINVLRTVQLFEQAGVAGLQLEDQVAPKKCGHMSGKAVISTAEMVGKLEAAVAARRDPDLVVIARTDAVAVSGIEDAVARGRAYAEAGADVLFVEAPTSEDDIARVAGELAGVAPLVFNWAEGGRTPPLPLSRIAELGFSLVIYPIGTLLAATAGMRALLATLKADGVPPLAGLPAFDEFTDLVGLPEVQQLEQRFRG
- a CDS encoding metallophosphoesterase family protein, whose protein sequence is MARTPDGAEQLALPFPQTRAARARRVASRAGGLLSRVLQVALRWLFRLALPLLCAAALLQAFPYHATVQGVPFEVQGTLFTRPGLSADTTLGSWEFPQVSGVPFGVHISPEDVDVLELTRLAGGDLPGFVERLQADVTAQLPRIATWLVGELLLGLAIGLAVAAALGMAVRYLRGRPREPHELRRRALGAGAAVLVTLAVAGYGVLTYNPDWVRDSRLTGTLAAAQLFPDQLSQYYSQQSKALDVLGSVVGIQAALQAQIDDRTPETALQLMVISDMHLAANYPLVAQYAANYDVDLVLNLGDESEFGTREELTPAYLDGIRAVTATTPMLWIAGNHDSPATVEIMRSVPGVTVLGTKTATDDGYEVTAGVVRAYGLRIAGLSDPRVYGASGAYGSDDTSVTDPLEADAVAAAVGDGEEAADGTTTSAAPADGEATAAVEPVDVFALHEPVAAEAVRDELPGVVRQTVSGHVHAQNDSDDVQDGDGAIDLVEGSTGAGGLDNIVRGTERPPTEFSIESVGADCQFTRVVRFSIAPSADPAVATGGTATGSTPQAFGDDVTASTIYFRPQSVADDRSCSTQLGISAEEPWPGSD
- a CDS encoding isochorismatase family protein, producing the protein MAGPHGEAFSGRVGWGSRPAVLVVDLVRAYTADGGPFALPDPGPALAATAELVAAARAGGHPVVWTVVRYAAGLADGGLFVRKVPALAAFAEDAPGGWGELTLSPQPGEPVLVKQYASAFFGTSLAATLHTAGVDTLVVTGVSTSGCVRASAMDALNSGFRPQVVRQACADRSVPLHEANLADLDAKYADVVDLPEALAHL
- a CDS encoding GntR family transcriptional regulator, producing the protein MTRSLTSAERALDTLREDILRGALPAGARLGEVELAERLGVSRTPVREALSRLAAEGLVELVPNRGARVASWTVDELEGVFALRSLLEPQLTALAVPHATAADLDALDDLAARMVDLGDRDPDALVPLNRAFHGRLVELAAAPALATALAGAVHSPLVARNFHAYDAASLQRSLAHHTEIVAALRAGDPEWARAVMTAHIHNARAVMVRAAARPR
- a CDS encoding hydantoinase/oxoprolinase family protein — its product is MSYRLGVDVGGTFTDVLLVEEGSGRTWRAKTASTPADQSVGVLTGIGKACAEAGIELSEVASVLHGTTVATNAILEGKGATVGLVTTRGFRQVLQIARSFVPGGLAGWIIWPKPEPLAALENTVEVDERIASDGSVVRELDEDDVRAQLTRLQGRGVQALAVSLINSFADPAHERRIGELAAELLPGVPVSLSSDVLPELREYERTLTTVANGYVQPQVKRYVTTLAEQLRAGGVAGELAILRSDGGLQSADAAIGAPVTMLLSGPAGGVTGAVWVAEQAGHRDLITFDMGGTSTDVGLVQDLHPRIGRVTQVGDLSVRASSVDVCTVGAGGGSIAHVPELTRALRVGPQSAGADPGPAAYGKGGVEPTVTDANVVLGYLPTTLAGGEITLDVEASRAAVSKVAEAMGLESVEAPPPGSSTSSTRTCSAGSGWSRCSRASTPATSRWSPSAAPARCTRTRWAGSPAPGR
- a CDS encoding hydantoinase B/oxoprolinase family protein; the encoded protein is MARIIETATGSVERAEVDPVTLDLIENGLRNARHEMDEVLFRTALSPGIREQHDEVPLIADPDGKMVVGQFGLSIPDFLDGFDGTIEEGDVLLTSDPYACGAAISHANDWLVVVPVFHEGRVVGWSAMFGHMSDVGGKTPSSMPTDARTIYEEGVVIPPFKLYAKGVPNEDALRIILNQVRMPDWNRADLNGLVAACRTASRRVVEMCERFGTATYLSALDSLLQRNFDAMKVLLAMVFEEGRTLSFTDYICDDGVGNGPYELKLSLTRTGEKVHLDFTGSSPQAAGPINYYINENLTRMFFGIYMITVADPQILWNDGFYPLVDVTIPDGSYWKPAHPASLNGRNHGIGRVFDLFGGLLGQTNPALLNAAGFSSSPHFMYSGHYSGGERKGEWFQLYSIGFGGIPGRPLGDGPDGHSLWPSFTNIPCEYLESYYPLRIEKWETIADTGGPGLHRGGNGVDVAYVFEEPGTIAIHDDRWLTYPWGVNGGHPGTRGTKWIDHPDGTRRVLPSKCHDVPVAPGDVLHFVTWGGGGWGDPLERDPALVALEVDRGLVTAEGARRYGVVLSGDGDRPTVDAAATATLRDRMRADRPAELPVFDMGPPIEELLARCEEETGLPAPKRPVWT